The Phaeobacter gallaeciensis DSM 26640 genomic sequence GGTTGATCCGCCGTATCCCGCGGGTAAATCCTCGCACGAACAAGGCGCTTTCGACATTCTACATATTGGGCCTGAATTTCGACAACCCACCAGAGGTCGAATTTGCTGTGTCTCAAAATGAGACACGGAAACCGAAGGGGCAAAAAGAGAACAAAGGCGCATCCCGTGTCTCAAATTGCGACACGGCCCCGAGTCTCAAAAATGCGGATTCCCGAGTCTCAAAAATCGCGATTCCCGAGTCTCAAATTGAGACACAAACCTTAGTAAATAAACCCGTAAGGGAACATTGCGCGGCTGACGCCCCGCACAATCCTGAGTTTGATTTTGATGGTTTCATGGCTGAGTTCTCGGCTGCCTATCCTCGGATGGGTCTGCCAGAGGCGACCGAGGACGCACTGCGCGCGGCGCTGGGCGAGGGGGCAGACCCGGCGGAGATCCTGGCTGGTGCCCGGGCCTATGCGGTCGAGCAGGATGGCAATGCCCCGCGGTATATGAAGCTCTCCGAGAACTGGATCGCTGAGAAACGCTGGCGCCAGCACGTGACCGCCCCCAAGGCGCAGGCCGATCAATCCGAGGTGCTGGCCTACTGGGCGAAAGAGATCCTTGAGGCCAAGCCCCACATGCACGGTCGTGTGTCGCCGTCCATGGCCCGGGAATGCCTGAGCGCGGGACTGGTGACCGAGCAGGATTGCCGACAGGTCGGGGTGTCGCTGTGATGTCGCCGCATTCGGACCCTGAAACCCACGGCGTGCAGTTTGGCCGGGTGGTGGTGACCGTCGACGCCGCACTGGGCGATTGCATCGTCATCGCCCCGCAGCCCGGCCCGATCTGCACCAGCCCCAAGCGCATGCGCC encodes the following:
- a CDS encoding helix-turn-helix domain-containing protein; the encoded protein is MSHKAVSWALEQRHLKPGPWIVLIQLADRHNKDTLQCDPDQKLIAADCNMSRATVNRHLEDLEHTGLIRRIPRVNPRTNKALSTFYILGLNFDNPPEVEFAVSQNETRKPKGQKENKGASRVSNCDTAPSLKNADSRVSKIAIPESQIETQTLVNKPVREHCAADAPHNPEFDFDGFMAEFSAAYPRMGLPEATEDALRAALGEGADPAEILAGARAYAVEQDGNAPRYMKLSENWIAEKRWRQHVTAPKAQADQSEVLAYWAKEILEAKPHMHGRVSPSMARECLSAGLVTEQDCRQVGVSL